TCCAGACGCCAGCAGGGCCAGAAGCAGTGATACCCAAGTCAGTGACTTGATCATGAGAGGTACTCCAGATAGAGGGATCTACGGAGGACCAGGATTGCCTGCGGCGCATGAGAAGCGTTTCGAGCGCGGCAGTAGTCCTCCGAGCAGTCCCGGAGGGTGGCCGACAAGGCAGGGCAATCAGTGGGTGATGGCACATGGCGCATCGAGTCCTCCAGTTGAACAAAGTCAGAACTGGTGGATCCAGCGGCGCGGGAAGCTTGAGGCTGTTGGTTTCAGCGGGGAAGAGCGCTCAGCTGGATCAACTGGGCATACGCCAGTTGGGCTTCTCGGGCGCCTCTTCGAATACCCATGCCCGCCAGGACAGCGGTTCGGGCAAGGCGGTCGAGCTGGTCAGCGGAGCATCAAAGAAATGGAACTCCACGACGGGCGTTGGAACGCTCACATGGCAGTATGGGCAATCTGTATCGGCCTGGCCTTTGTCGGCAACTGACTTTCCGTGCTCCACCGATTTGCCACTGTCCTGGTGCTGATGCACGTGATGCCCGAAGTGGTCGGCGGCAGGGCCGGTCTCATGCGCACAGGCGATGCCAGCCGCCGCCCAACTGAGTTGGAGCGGAAGGACAAACACCAGGAACAAGATCAGCCAGCGGCGCATGGTTGGGCAGTATAGGGAAAGGCGAACAATGGTGCTGAAAGGCCAAGCGGACAGGCAGTCAACAAGCCATGTCAGCGCGTACCTGCATTAGAAACCCTGTAGTGGGCACAGAGTCAAGCGCTATCAGCGTGTCCCTCCCGTCATCGAAGCTTGCCGGAATTCCTTGTACTCATCCTCATAGGCCTGCAAGGCCAACTGATAGCGGATGGCGTTGTCGGCGATTTGCCCACGTTCGACGTCCATGTCCACGGTATTGCTGTCCAGGCTGGTCTGGAGCGGAACGCGGTAGACAAGCGCCACCGTGCTGTTGAATATGCTTCCTGATGGTTGCGGCAACTGCGACAAGTGTCCCGCGGCCGTCTTTCGAAGGTCACTGGGATCGGTGCCCTCTGAGCGCTGGTTGTTCACGGCGTTCCGCAGGCTGGTCCGGAAATCGAGGTCTTTGGCCTGGTAGTGAGGGGTATCGACGTTCGCGATGTTGGAAGCCAGTATTTCCTGCCTCTTGGAACGCAGCAGGATCGCGTGCTCTTTGAAACCGTCCTCCTCCTGTTCCCCAGAAGGATTCGTCGGTGGAACCACTGGAGGCGTCAAGCGGGGCGATGGCACCGCCGGCGTGGAGGGCAGTGGCAGATTCATGGAGATGGGTTTGATCATGATGCGGTCTCTGGTGTTGAATCGGATGCCGGATCGAAGATTGATGCTCAGCAGGCACAAGGAGGTCGGTTTGGCGGTAGCACAAACCTGACAGTCACTGGACGGCGGCCCTGGAGGTGCAACACGGCGGTGATCCTGGTTTCTGGAGGTAGCTCGAAAATGCCTTGAGGGCCGAGCAAACCGCTGTGGGGGCTTACCGCCGCGCTGCGCCTGCCGTGCGGACCATCCCAGCTCAAAGTGGCACGCGCGATGTGCAGGCCGGCGGTCATGGCTTGACCGCACAATCGGAAGTGCAGGGCTGAGCGTTGGAGCATCAACTCGCAGACCAGCCAGGAGACCACCGCGCGCATCAGTTCATCTGATGTGGTGCTGGATCCTGAAGGCTGAACCTGGGCTGCCACCTCCGGCGCGCGCCATGAATGGGCCGTAAACGGAGCTTCATCATTGGCAGCGAGACGCGCAGCCACGACCCGGATGCACAGCAAGGAGCCGAAGGATCGGAGCGTCGTGTACCTCATGGCATTTGCTCAGGGAGTGAGGGGCATGCCATCCACAAACGGGTGGAACGTATGCTCATGGCCTTCTTCCTTTGGCTTTGCCGTCTTGTTTTCCAGCGGGCGGCTGACCATGAGTACCCGATGCCGTGCCGGTCGAATTCGGTGGCGCTTGCCGTTCCGAAAATCGTTTGCCGTTCAGTCGATGCCGGAGAGCATCGGTGTACTTGGGCTGTGAGGTTGGTGTCACCTTGGGAGGGTGATGCGCCAGCCACCAGGCAAACAGAAGCAGTGCAAGCACCCCACACAGTCCCAAAGCCAACCACACCAGGCCCAACTCCTTGTGGGTGAAGGGCGTGGTCATGTAAGGGCCCCTTGCGCGCGCAGGACTGGCCGCTGCGCTCCGGTGGCTACGGGCGTTGTCTGGATGGATGCAATCAAGGGCAGGTGGGCACTACCGCGTCTGCCATGGCAAAACATGGGCACGGCCAATGAACTTCGCATCGAATTCTCCAAGCGTGATGGGAGGAATTCGACGAGCAGAAGCCGTCAGTTCATGACGGATTCATTCGAAGCGTATGGAAGCCAGGAATGGACGAACTGCTCGCCGATTTACAGCGAGGATGTCCAATTGGGGCGTTCGAGACGGCGGCGATCGGCCGAGGAATACGCAATCACCGGTGCACGGTAGAGGGAAGTCTCGACGGAGGTCGGTGTCACCGTGGTGTGCTGGGGCAGCAGCTGGGGCATCTGGAGATGGCAGAGGCCGCAATCCTGGTCAAGCTGCAATGACAACTTGCCTTTGCCATTGTCTTGATCGGCTCCTACCTGCGCCCTGTGTTCATGCGCATGGTGCCCGAAATGCCCGGCCGCACTGCCAGTCTCGTGCTGGCAATAGGCCGCGGCCGCAGCATATCCAAGCTGCAGCGGCACAATCAACAACAAGAAAATGGCAATCAGGCGGCGCATCGCAAAAATGTATCACCATCAAATGGGTGTGCCAAGGATGGATGACGAGACATGAGCATGCAGATGCCCACTATTCCCGTCACCAAAATCGCTCCGGCAATGCCAGCACATCAATCGAACAGTCTCCTCAGAAAACTGCCTCCATGGCTGGAGCCATGACCAGACTTTTGATGGCCGCCGCCATGTTCACGCCGACCATGGTGTTCACCACGTCCTGTCGAAATGCCGGGATCCATGTGGGCCTGCGTCGACACGGGGTCGCGCTGGCTCTGTTCAATGATTTTGTCCAACTCTCCTCGGTCCAGCCATACGCCCCTGCATTGCGGGCAGTAATCGATTTCGACGTTCTCGCGATGGCTCATCGCAAGTTGAACGGTTTTGCAAGCGGGGCATTGCATGAAGATTCCTTTCTTTGATCAGACGGTGTCAATTCAGCGCATCAAACCTTGAAGTTGCATTAGCCTTGGCTTATGCACGGTTCATATCAACTGGCGATGGCAAGGACGTTGATCCAATGTGGCGTGCCATAGAGAAGAGGGGAGCTGGTTGTCAGCCATGATTCGCTTGCTTCGAAACCAGCCTGACCTAGGGCGTTTAGAACCTCCGAGAGACGGTAGTACACATAGTGTCGCCCATCCTCGATGCAGCGTTCTCCTTGTCCCTCTTGAAGAGCAAGGAACAACGTTCCGCCAAACACGAGTGCTTGGTGCAGGCGCATCAGTACTGGAACGAGTTGCGCCCTTGGCAGGTGGAGCAGGGAAGCGCAAGCCCAGATGCCATCGAAGCTGCGCTCAAAGGCAATGTCTTCGAGACGAAGCACCATGCATTCGACGCCAGAGTAGGCATAAGCGAGGCTGGCCATGGCGACTGAGGAGTCGATTCCAAGAGCGACATGGCCTGCACGCTTGAAGGCGCGAAGATCCCTGCCTGAACCGCAACCCGCATCCAGGATACGTGCTCGTCGAGGCAGCTTCGCCAGGAAGCGTTCCCTGGGTGCGGACGTGTCGGCATCGAAGGTGAGGGAAAAATACTCCTCCGCCTTGTCCTCGTAGAAATTGCCTGTGGTCGACATCAAGCTCTTGTTCCTCGAATGCGGTCACTGTTCGGGCGCTTCGAGCATGTAGCCCATGCCTCGCACCGTGAAAATCATCTTCGTCTCTTGCCCTTCATCGATCTTGAGTCGCAGGCGACGCACGGCCACATCGATGACGTTGGTGTCGCTCCCGAAGGGCATGTCCCATACCTGGGAGGCGATCAGTGATCGCGGAAGGACTTCCCCTTGGCGACGCATCAGAAGTTCCAGCAGGCCGAATTCCTTGGGCGTCAGATCGATGTGGGTCCCTGCACGGTGCACGCGGCGGCGCAACAGGTCCAACTCCAGATCACCGATGCAGATCGAAGGGAGGCTGCTGGCGTCGACCGTGCGTCCACGCAGGATGGTCCTGATGCTGCACAAGAGTTCCGAGAAGGAGAACGGCTTTTTGAGGAAGTCTTCAACGCCACGCTGGAGCGTGTTGACGCGGCACTCATGATGGTCGCGTCCATTCAAGAAAAGCACGGGAATCAACGAATCCTGACGCCGGAGCGCCTGCAGCAGTTCACAGCCTGTCATGCCTTTCAGGGCGGTGTCGATGATCAAGAGATCGAACATTTGCAGCGATGCCAGTTTCAACGCCTCGATGCCGCTTTTGGCAAGGTCGACGGCGAATCCGGCCTCGCTCAAACCTAGGCGATAGTGATCGCCAGTCTTAATGTCGTTTTCGACGACCAATATCTTCGCCTGCACACTTGTCATGTTTGCGAAGTGTGCCGATGAATACCGGCCTGAACCAAACATGACGAAAATGTAATCTTCAAGACACCGCCTTGAAAGGCTGGGAGCCGGAAAATCTATAGTGGCTTCAGCCTTCTGGCGTCTGGCATGACATTGGATTCAATTCGAACCAGATCGGCATATGCCTTGCCGATGACACTCGTTGTCATTGCAAAGGAGCCATCATGGGTGCCACTTCCAAACATGCCAGGACTGTTGCGAAGCCTCAAAAAGATCGCGAGCCGCAGCGCAACTACGCTGTCAAAGACGAGGGCGTAGAACCCCAAGTCGACAATCCCAAAGCGGCGCCGGATCGGCATGCCCACAGTGTGGAGGCCAGCAATGTGGACGGGCATGTGGCTCAGAGCGAGACCGAGCAACCTAGACAGGCTTGATTCATTGCCCTGTGGAAAAATTCACAACAATCTTCGCGAAGGGTATTGACTCTGTAGCCGCTACAGGGATTCAAATGGATTCAAAGAGATTGGATCTTCTATCGACGGACATGCCAGGCAACTTCCTTCACGTGTATTTGTCAGGCGCAACTCATTTCTGATCCACAAGGCATTTTTTTCAACCTATACTTGCCGCGCCATGCGTCGATTGCTTTGCTTGTTCCTGCTGATTTGGTTTCCGCTCCAGATGTCCTGGGCTGCGGTGGCCAGCTATTGTCAGCATGAAAGCAACCCTGCCGCGCAGCGCCATTTCGGGCACCACGAGCACAACCATCTTGATCCGCAACATGGGGAGCGCCCTGGCGATAAAGCCGCAAAGGACAAGAGCGGTAGCGACAAGAAGGCCAGTGCCGACAACGACTGCACTGTCTGCCACATGAGCGCTGCCTCGCCGGTCAGTGAGACGCACACCCCCCAGGTGGCGTCTAGCAGGGAATGGTTTGGCCACTCGATCGAGGGCTACGCCTCCAACATTCCAGCGGGGCCCGAGCGTCCCGACATACGTCTCGCCGTTTGATTCGGCGAGACGGCTGCTGCGCAAGCTTTTTTCCTGTCTTCAGATAGCGAGGCCACGGCCTCTCTCGCCGGATTCCTTCTTGTTGTTGTTCCCACAACCCGGAGAATTCGATGTACAGGCACATGGTGCCGATGACAACGTTCGCGTTGGTCACGGCCACACTTTTTTCTTCCACCACCTTTGCTCAAGTTAGCCCGTCCGATTCGGATGGGCAGGCCGTGCACAAGGCGGTGCCCGTGGCACAGCCCCTGACGCTGAGCGAAGCCATCAGGCTGGCGCTTCAGTTCAGCCCGCAAATCGTGGCGAATCAGCAGGAACTGGCGGCCAGCGAAGGGGCCGTCATTCAAGCGGGTGCGCGTCCCAACCCTGAAGTCCAGGCACTGCTGGAAGACACGCGGCGAGACAGCCGAACGACCACGGTGCAGTTGAGCCAGCCCATCGAGTTGGGCGGTAAACGTTCAGCGCGGATCTCGGTCGCCGAGGCCGCGCGGGCTCAAACCGCCGTGGACATCGAAGGGCGTCGCGCGCAGATCAGAGCGGATGTGGCCGATGCATTCTTTGCCGCAGCCATCGCTCAGGAACGGGTGAAGTTGGCGCAGGCCTCCGTCGACTTGTCCATGCGTGGCACGGATGCGGTCTCCAAGCGGGTTCAGGCCGGCAAGGTCTCTGCGGTGGACGAGACGCGGGCAAAGGTCGCTCACGCTGGTGTCCGGCTGGAGTTGCTTCAAGCGCAGAGCGAACTTCGATCCGCTCGCCAAGGGCTGGCAGCTCTGCTGGGACCAGCATCTGCCGTTCGTGCTCAGACGCTGGTCTGGCAATCGGGTGTCCAACCAGCCGCTCGCAATCTGGAGGCTTCTCAGTTGTCAGATGTGCCGGTGCTGCGGCAGGCACGCCTGGAGGTCGACAAGCGGCAAGCCATGGTCGAGCTTGAGGAGGCGCGCCGTGTTCCGGACGTGACCCTGACCTTGGGTGCCAAGCGGGATCAGCAGGTCGGACGCAACCAGGCTGTGATCGGCCTGGCCATTCCCATTCCTGTGCTCGATACCAACCGGGGGAACCTGCTTCAGGCCTTGCGCCTGCACGATAAGGCCGAAGCGGACTTCCAGGCAACGCGGATCCGCGTCGAGACCGAGTGGGTGCAATTGACGGAGCGTCAGCGCTTCGCCCAGGCTGAGGTGGACGTCCTGCGCAGCGAGGTACTGCCGGGCGCCGAGAGCGCGTGGCAGGCCGCCACGACCGGCTTCGAGTTGGGCAAGTTCAGCTTCCTCGACGCCCTGGATGCTCAACGGACCTTGCTCCAGGCTCGCGCCCAGTACCTGCGGGCGCTCAATGAGCTGTACCGCACCAACGCCAACATTGATCGCCTGCTGGGGACCAGCGGCGAAGAACAGACGACGTCCAAGCCATGAGAAAGCATTGCATGACACGCTCCAAATCACAACGCCAAGCTGGGCGCATCAGCCAAAAGCAACTCATCGCCATCATCGCCATCGTTTTGGCGGGGTTGGGCGTCAGCGCATTTGTGCTGACGCGGTCTCCCAGCGCGCCCGCCGGCGAAGCGGCCGAGGAGAGCCATGGCCACGGTCACGGCGAGGCCAAGGGACACGACGACGCCGAGCACCACGGCGAGAAGAAATCCGAGTCCGGCCACGACGAGGCGAAGGGACACGATGACAAGGAACACCATGAGAAGGCCGAGGAGCATGGGGAGCATGACAAGCATGAAGGCGAAACCGCTCCTGAGAAGGGCGCTGCCGCCGCCAACGCTGGCAAGCACGAGGAAGGCGAGGAAGAGCCTGTCTCTCTGAATGCTCAGCAGATCGCAGCAGCGGGCGTTGAAGTCCAAGCGGCACAACCTGGCAAGATCCTTTCGACGGTGCAACTGTCCGGCGAGATCAAGTTCAACGAGGATCGCACGGCACACGTTGTGCCCCGTGTCGGTGGCGTCGTCGAATCGGTGTCGGCCAACCTCGGGCAGCAGGTCAAAAAGGGCCAGGTCCTCGCGGTCATTTCCAGCGTGTTGCTGTCCGAACAGCGCAGCGAGTTGCAGGCGGCCCAGAAGCGCCTGACCTTGGCGCAAACCACCTACGACCGAGAGAAGAAGCTCTTCGAAGACAAGATCTCGCCGCAGATGGATCTTCTGCAGGCCACCCAGGCCCTGCGCGAAGCCGAGATTGCGGTCAACAACGCCAACCAGAAGCTCAAGGCGTTGGGTGCCTCGCCTTCGGCTGGGGCATTGAATCGCTACGAGCTGCGCGCACCGTTTGATGCGGTCGTGGTCGAGAAGCACATCGCTCTGGGCGAGTCGGTCAAGGAAGACGCCAATGTGTTCACCCTGTCCGACCTGTCCACCGTGTGGGCCACAATCAACGTGCCCGCCAAGGACCTGAACCTCGTGAAGGTGGGCGAGAAGGTTACCGTGCGATCCAGTTCGTTCGAAGCCACGGCCAAGGGCACCGTGACCTACGTTGGATCGCTGATTGGCGAGCAGACGCGCACAGCAACCGCCCGAGTGGTGCTGACCAATCCAGACCTGTCGTGGCGTCCCGGCCTGTTCGTCAATGTCGCCGTGACTTCCGGCGAGACGGAAGCACCCGTGACCGTGACGGCTGGCGCGGTGCAGACCATGGAAGGCCGCCAAGTCGTGTTCGTCGAAGTCCCGGGCGGATTCCAGGCCAAGCCTGTGGAGGTCGGTCACACCGATGGCAAGCGCACGGAAGTCGTCAAGGGCTTGAGCGCCGGTACCCGCTATGCGGCGACGAACAGCTTCGTCATCAAAGCTGAAATCGGCAAGGCTTCGGCCGAGCACGAGCATTGAGCACGAGGTCCACCCATCATGTTTGAACGCATCATCCGATTTGCCATTGAGCAGCGCTGGCTTGTGCTGCTGGCCGTCTTCGGTATGGCCGCCCTGGGCGTCTTCAGCTATCAGAAGCTGCCCATCGATGCCGTGCCGGACATCACCAACGTCCAGGTCCAGATCAACACCCAGACACCTGGCTATTCGCCGCTGGAAACCGAACAGCGTGTGACCTACCCGCTGGAGACAGTGATGGCGGGCCTGCCCGGCCTGGAGCAGACCCGCTCCCTGTCGCGCTACGGCCTGTCCCAGATCACCGTGATCTTCAAGGACGGCACCGACCTGTACTTCGCGCGCCAACTGGTGAACGAGCGGATCCAGGAGGCCAAGGCGCGGCTGCCGGAAGGCGTCACGCCGGCCATGGGCCCCATTTCCACAGGCCTGGGCGAGATCTACATGTGGACTGTCGAAGCCAAGGACGGCGCCAAGAAGCCGGATGGCACGCCCTACACGCCGACTGACCTGCGCGAAATCCAGGATTGGATCATCAAGCCTCAACTGCGCAATGTAACGGGCGTGACCGAGATCAATTCCATCGGCGGCTATGCCAAGGAATACCAGGTCGCGCCCAGCCCTGAGAAGCTCATGGCGCATGGCCTGACGTTGGGTGACGTGGTCAATGCCCTGGAGCGCAACAACGGCAACGTTGGCGCCGGCTACATCGAACGCGAAGGCGAGCAGTACCTGATCCGTGCACCTGGTCAGGTGCGTGGCACCCAGGACCTGGGCAGCATCATCGTCAAGCAGACGACGGATGTACCCATCCGCATCCGCGACATCGCAGAAGTGGGGCAGGGCAAGGAGCTGCGCACGGGCGCCGCCACCGACAACGGCCGAGAGGTCGTCCTGGGCACCGTGTTCATGCTCATTGGCGAGAACAGCCGCAAGGTCTCGCAAGCAGTTGACATCAAGATGGCGGAGATCAACAAGTCCCTGCCAGCTGGTGTTCATGCCGTGACCGTCTACGACCGGACCGTCCTGGTGGACAAGGCGATCGCCACGGTGAAGAAGAACCTGATGGAAGGCGCCATCCTGGTGATCGCCATCCTCTTCCTGTTCCTGGGCAACATGCGTGCCGCGGTGATCACCGCCATGGTGATCCCGCTTTCCATGCTCTTCACCTTCAGCGGTATGGTCAGTCAGAAGGTCAGTGCGAACCTGATGAGTCTGGGCGCGCTGGACTTCGGGATCATCGTCGATGGCGCGGTGGTGATCGTGGAGAACTGCGTGCGCCGCCTGGCGCATGCGCAGGCGCATCACGGGCGAGAGTTGACCTTGCGCGAGCGCTTCCATGAAGTCTTCGCGGCTTCGCAGGAGGCCCGTCGTCCGCTGCTGTTCGGGCAGCTGATCATCATGATCGTCTACCTGCCCATCTTCGCCCTGGCCGGTGTGGAAGGCAAGATGTTCCATCCGATGGCGTTCACCGTGGTGACGGCGTTGTTGGGTGCCATGATCCTGTCCATCACCTTCATCCCCGCTGCCGTGGCGCTGTTCATCGGCAAGAAGGTGTCGGAGACCGAAAACGTAGTGATCCGCACCGCCAAGCGCTGGTATGAGCCCATGCTGAACACGGTGATGGGGGCCAAGCCTGTCGTGCTGACGGCGGCAGCGGTGCTCGTCCTGGTCTGTGGCGTGGTGGCTTCCCGCATGGGCAGCGAGTTCGTGCCAAGCTTGAACGAAGGCGATTTCGCGGTGCAGGCGCTGCGGATTCCCGGCACCAGCCTCAGCCAATCGGTGGCCATGCAGACCAAGCTGGAAAGCCATCTGAAGGCCAAGTTCCCTGAGATCGAACGTGTGTTTGCACGCACCGGTACCGCCGAGATCGCGGCCGACCCGATGCCGCCCAACATCTCGGACGGTTACGTGATGCTCAAGCCGGTGGACAAATGGCCCGAGCCGCGCAAGACGCGCGACGAACTGCTGGCCGCTGTTCAGGAAGAGGTCGCCAAACTGCCGGGGCAGAACTACGAGTTCTCTCAGCCGATCCAGCTGCGCTTCAACGAGCTGATCTCCGGGGTGCGCAGTGACGTCGCGGTCAAGCTGTTCGGTGATGACATGGATGTCCTCAACAACACTGCCAACCAGATCGCGAAGGTGCTGCAAGGCATCCCGGGCTCGTCCGAGGTGAAGGTGGAACAGACCACGGGCCTGCCCATGCTGACCATCAACATCGACCGCGAGAAGGCGACGCGCTATGGCCTGAACATCGGCGACATCCAGGACACGCTGGCCACGGCCGTGGGCGGCAAGGAGGCTGGGACGCTGTTCGAGGGCGACCGCCGTTTCGACATCGTCGTGCGTCTGCCGGAAGATGTCCGCACGGATCTGGAAGCCGTTCGGCGCCTCCCCATCGCCTTGAAGGGCGGAGACGGCGAGGGCGCGCGCTTCATTCCGCTGTCCGAGGTGGCTTCCATCGACTCGGCGCCTGGTCCCAACCAGGTCAGCCGCGAGAACGGCAAGCGCCGCATCGTCATCAGCGCCAACGTGCGTGGCCGTGACATCGGCACCTTCGTCGGGGATGCCCAGAAGGCGCTGGAAGCGGTCAAGATCCCCACGGGCTATTGGACCGTGTGGGGCGGCCAGTTCGAGAACCTGCAGTCCGCCACGCAGCGCCTGCAGATCGTCGTGCCGGTCTCGCTGCTGCTGGTTTTCGTGCTGCTCTTTGCCATGTTCGGCAACGTGAAGGACGGCTTGCTGGTGTTCACCGGGATCCCGTTCGCGCTGACGGGAGGCATCCTGGCCCTGTGGCTGCGGGACATCCCCTTGTCGATCTCGGCGGCCATCGGATTCATCGCACTGTCTGGGGTGGCCGTGCTGAACGGGCTGGTGATGATCTCCTTCATTCGCAACTTGCGTGACGAAGGGCGGTCGCTTGACGAGGCCATCCACGAGGGCGCCTTGACGCGGCTGAGGCCGGTCCTGATGACCGCGTTGGTGGCATCGCTTGGCTTCGTACCGATGGCCCTGGCCACCGGCACGGGCGCGGAGGTTCAAAGGCCGCTGGCGACCGTCGTGATCGGGGGCATCCTGTCCTCGACGATGCTGACTTTGCTGGTGCTGCCTGTGCTTTACCGCATCGTCCATCGAAAGGATGAAGAGGACGCCCAGACCACCGAAACCAAGCCCTCTCCTGACGCACACGAGGATGGAGCGATTGCATGACCAAAGCATGGGGCCGGTGGCCCCGGCTTTGGCCCGGTGAGGGGAGCGCGCGTGCCTTCACTCGCGCGACGTTCTATGCGCCTGACATAGTCTTGCTGGGGCTGTTCGCCGCGGTGTTGCAAGGCTGTGCCCTGCCCGAGAGGGACGAGGCCAAGCGGCTTAAGCCCATATGTTTCACCATGCTCAAGACGAGAACCTGCGTGCCGGGGCCGTCACCGAAGTCCTTGGACGCGGCCAAGGTGCGCAACCTGGCATTGCGGCCGGATGCGGGGCGGGTGGTGATCGTTCGAGCGCGGGACGGCGACGTCCAAGGGCTGGTGCCTTTGGGGTTGAATGGGCAGCCGCTGGAAAGCCTCATCCCCTATTCGGTCGTTGCCGTGGACGTTTCGCCGGGGCTTCACGAAGTTCGCATTCAGGAGGGGGTGGACGCGACCATTCCCCTGGAACTGCGAGCAGGTGATGTCGTTGTGCTGGAAGTACGCAGGCGTGGAAGGTATGGGAAGAGATTCGACCTTGTTCGCTTGTCGCGGCAGGAAGGGCGTGCGCTGATCGACGAAAGCCGGATTCTGCGCGCGCTGGATCGTACGGTTCCGTCACCGACTAAAACTGGTGGCGAAGGCACGGTTCCCTGATCTGGCGGTTCGCCTGCATAGCGCGTCTGAACACGCGAGCTTTTGCAATGGCGAGAAATGAAGAAGGAGCTTGTGGATGAGCAATTCAATGCGAAGCGTGCCTGGACATCTCGCCAGTAGCTTGATCCCGCTGGCATGTCTCTGCATGACCCCTTACTGTTGGGCCGAGGAACGCATCCTCTACAAGTCGATCATGCCCAATGGGCAGGTCGTGTATGGCGACGAGCCCGAGGCAAAGGCGAAGCGGTCTTACGCGATATCTGTCGAACCTCACCCGGCTGATCCGCAGCAGGCCGAGGCGGCGCAACGCG
This is a stretch of genomic DNA from Aquabacterium olei. It encodes these proteins:
- the czcI gene encoding cation efflux protein, CzcI family; this encodes MRRLLCLFLLIWFPLQMSWAAVASYCQHESNPAAQRHFGHHEHNHLDPQHGERPGDKAAKDKSGSDKKASADNDCTVCHMSAASPVSETHTPQVASSREWFGHSIEGYASNIPAGPERPDIRLAV
- a CDS encoding winged helix-turn-helix domain-containing protein — its product is MFGSGRYSSAHFANMTSVQAKILVVENDIKTGDHYRLGLSEAGFAVDLAKSGIEALKLASLQMFDLLIIDTALKGMTGCELLQALRRQDSLIPVLFLNGRDHHECRVNTLQRGVEDFLKKPFSFSELLCSIRTILRGRTVDASSLPSICIGDLELDLLRRRVHRAGTHIDLTPKEFGLLELLMRRQGEVLPRSLIASQVWDMPFGSDTNVIDVAVRRLRLKIDEGQETKMIFTVRGMGYMLEAPEQ
- a CDS encoding TolC family protein, which translates into the protein MYRHMVPMTTFALVTATLFSSTTFAQVSPSDSDGQAVHKAVPVAQPLTLSEAIRLALQFSPQIVANQQELAASEGAVIQAGARPNPEVQALLEDTRRDSRTTTVQLSQPIELGGKRSARISVAEAARAQTAVDIEGRRAQIRADVADAFFAAAIAQERVKLAQASVDLSMRGTDAVSKRVQAGKVSAVDETRAKVAHAGVRLELLQAQSELRSARQGLAALLGPASAVRAQTLVWQSGVQPAARNLEASQLSDVPVLRQARLEVDKRQAMVELEEARRVPDVTLTLGAKRDQQVGRNQAVIGLAIPIPVLDTNRGNLLQALRLHDKAEADFQATRIRVETEWVQLTERQRFAQAEVDVLRSEVLPGAESAWQAATTGFELGKFSFLDALDAQRTLLQARAQYLRALNELYRTNANIDRLLGTSGEEQTTSKP
- a CDS encoding class I SAM-dependent methyltransferase, translating into MSTTGNFYEDKAEEYFSLTFDADTSAPRERFLAKLPRRARILDAGCGSGRDLRAFKRAGHVALGIDSSVAMASLAYAYSGVECMVLRLEDIAFERSFDGIWACASLLHLPRAQLVPVLMRLHQALVFGGTLFLALQEGQGERCIEDGRHYVYYRLSEVLNALGQAGFEASESWLTTSSPLLYGTPHWINVLAIAS
- the czcI gene encoding cation efflux protein, CzcI family → MRRLIAIFLLLIVPLQLGYAAAAAYCQHETGSAAGHFGHHAHEHRAQVGADQDNGKGKLSLQLDQDCGLCHLQMPQLLPQHTTVTPTSVETSLYRAPVIAYSSADRRRLERPNWTSSL
- a CDS encoding zf-TFIIB domain-containing protein, yielding MQCPACKTVQLAMSHRENVEIDYCPQCRGVWLDRGELDKIIEQSQRDPVSTQAHMDPGISTGRGEHHGRREHGGGHQKSGHGSSHGGSFLRRLFD
- the flgB gene encoding flagellar basal body rod protein FlgB is translated as MIKPISMNLPLPSTPAVPSPRLTPPVVPPTNPSGEQEEDGFKEHAILLRSKRQEILASNIANVDTPHYQAKDLDFRTSLRNAVNNQRSEGTDPSDLRKTAAGHLSQLPQPSGSIFNSTVALVYRVPLQTSLDSNTVDMDVERGQIADNAIRYQLALQAYEDEYKEFRQASMTGGTR
- a CDS encoding DUF2946 family protein, which translates into the protein MRRWLILFLVFVLPLQLSWAAAGIACAHETGPAADHFGHHVHQHQDSGKSVEHGKSVADKGQADTDCPYCHVSVPTPVVEFHFFDAPLTSSTALPEPLSWRAWVFEEAPEKPNWRMPS
- a CDS encoding efflux RND transporter periplasmic adaptor subunit, which gives rise to MTRSKSQRQAGRISQKQLIAIIAIVLAGLGVSAFVLTRSPSAPAGEAAEESHGHGHGEAKGHDDAEHHGEKKSESGHDEAKGHDDKEHHEKAEEHGEHDKHEGETAPEKGAAAANAGKHEEGEEEPVSLNAQQIAAAGVEVQAAQPGKILSTVQLSGEIKFNEDRTAHVVPRVGGVVESVSANLGQQVKKGQVLAVISSVLLSEQRSELQAAQKRLTLAQTTYDREKKLFEDKISPQMDLLQATQALREAEIAVNNANQKLKALGASPSAGALNRYELRAPFDAVVVEKHIALGESVKEDANVFTLSDLSTVWATINVPAKDLNLVKVGEKVTVRSSSFEATAKGTVTYVGSLIGEQTRTATARVVLTNPDLSWRPGLFVNVAVTSGETEAPVTVTAGAVQTMEGRQVVFVEVPGGFQAKPVEVGHTDGKRTEVVKGLSAGTRYAATNSFVIKAEIGKASAEHEH